The nucleotide sequence CCCACAGAAATGGTGGAGTCCATGAAGAGAGTGGCCGGGTTGGATGTGGAACTAACAGTCGAGGAGCGGAACCTACTATCAGTGGCCTACAAAAATGTAATTGGGGCGAGGAGAGCATCATGGAGGATAATCAGCAGTATTGAACAAAGGGAAGAAAACAAGGGCGGAGAAGACAAATTGAAAATGATCCGGGAATACAGGCAAACGGTGAGTAAGCCCAGAAGGATGAGTCATTCTGAGTGCATTAGTGTAGTGCGAGAGAGATCTGACATGATGAGAGAGGCATTTGAGCTGCAGCCCTCTTAAAGCAATATGGTAGCATTTCCACTGGAGAAAATGTTGAACATTATAAAATCATTTAGGCTAATTCACCTGGATGATACCATTTGTGTATTGCTGTGTGTTGTGCCTAACTAAACATTGTGTCAGTGGCTGGTCATTCATTGAgttactttttttctctctcctgcaGGTTGAGAACGAGCTGAAGTCGATCTGTAATGACATTCTTGATGTACTGGACAAGCACCTTATTCCAGCTGCTAACACGGGAGAGTCCAAGGTCTTCTACTACAAAATGTACGGGCCTCTGCTTTTGTTGTCGATTTGTTGTTTGGGAATAGATGCTTGATAGATGATTATTGCAGTTTTTTAAACAACCAGATTAAAACCGTATTCCACAACTCTAATGGCTCTAGAATAAAGCATAGAACAGGGATTTGTGGTTCTTCCTGCAAAATCAGGAATTCCTGCTTTTCTAACATTTACTCCATTCGTTGATCATTGAATCGGACCCATCCCCTAGATGCTTTAGGTTGTCACGGCCCTGAGTTGGGAACATGGTTGTTTTTCACATGTTTTCACGGAGCCTTTTGTGTCTTTTACACCATGTTGGCCCACTGATTCTTCTCTGTCTTGCTCTTCCCTCAGGAAAGGCGATTACCACAGGTATCTGGCTGAGTTTGCTACCGGGAACGACCGGAAGGAGGCTGCGGAGAACAGTTTGGTCGCCTACAAAGCTGCTAGCGACATCGCCATGATCGAACTGCCACCGACACACCCCATTCGCCTAGGCCTCGCTCTTAACTTCTCCGTATTTTACTATGAAATCCTCAATTCACCCGACCGCGCGTGCAGGCAAGTACCTCGCACCGCTCTCCTCGATAGACTTCTAATTTAGAGCTTGATCATGTGTGCTCAAACGATTCAGTAAGGTGACTTATTTCCTTGACACGAGTGCGACATAAGACCAGTGTTTTGTACTGCAGGTTGGCGAAGG is from Oncorhynchus gorbuscha isolate QuinsamMale2020 ecotype Even-year linkage group LG19, OgorEven_v1.0, whole genome shotgun sequence and encodes:
- the LOC124005576 gene encoding 14-3-3 protein epsilon-like isoform X2, producing the protein MGDRDDLVYQAKLAEQAERYDEMVESMKRVAGLDVELTVEERNLLSVAYKNVIGARRASWRIISSIEQREENKGGEDKLKMIREYRQTVENELKSICNDILDVLDKHLIPAANTGESKVFYYKMKGDYHRYLAEFATGNDRKEAAENSLVAYKAASDIAMIELPPTHPIRLGLALNFSVFYYEILNSPDRACRLAKAAFDDAIAELDTLSEESYKDSTLIMQLLRDNLTLWTSDMQGDGEEQNKEALQDVEDEPQ
- the LOC124005576 gene encoding 14-3-3 protein epsilon-like isoform X3, giving the protein MGDRDDLVYQAKLAEQAERYDEMVESMKRVAGLDVELTVEERNLLSVAYKNVIGARRASWRIISSIEQREENKGGEDKLKMIREYRQTVENELKSICNDILDVLDKHLIPAANTGESKVFYYKMKGDYHRYLAEFATGNDRKEAAENSLVAYKAASDIAMIELPPTHPIRLGLALNFSVFYYEILNSPDRACRLAKAAFDDAIAELDTLSEESYKDSTLIMQLLRDNLTLWTSDMQGDES
- the LOC124005576 gene encoding 14-3-3 protein epsilon-like isoform X1, coding for MGDRDDLVYQAKLAEQAERYDEMVESMKRVAGLDVELTVEERNLLSVAYKNVIGARRASWRIISSIEQREENKGGEDKLKMIREYRQTVENELKSICNDILDVLDKHLIPAANTGESKVFYYKMKGDYHRYLAEFATGNDRKEAAENSLVAYKAASDIAMIELPPTHPIRLGLALNFSVFYYEILNSPDRACRLAKAAFDDAIAELDTLSEESYKDSTLIMQLLRDNLTLWTSDMQGDAGEEQNKEALQDVEDEPQ